From the genome of Streptomyces sp. NBC_01317, one region includes:
- a CDS encoding NUDIX hydrolase: MSSDGGRHDLIRAAGCVLWRRASYGDGGTEICLVHRPKYDDWSHPKGKLKHAEEPLTAARREVLEETGHHCAPGERLGTVSYLVNGRPKRVDYWAAEATGGAFAPNDEVDRILWLSPAAARGRLTQPRDRLLVDALLNAFI; encoded by the coding sequence ATGAGCAGCGACGGCGGCCGGCACGACCTCATCCGCGCGGCGGGCTGTGTGCTCTGGCGCCGGGCGTCGTACGGCGACGGCGGTACGGAGATCTGCCTGGTCCACCGCCCCAAGTACGACGACTGGTCCCACCCCAAGGGCAAGCTCAAGCACGCCGAGGAGCCCCTGACGGCGGCCCGGCGCGAGGTCCTGGAGGAGACGGGCCACCACTGCGCGCCCGGGGAGCGGCTCGGCACGGTCAGCTACCTGGTGAACGGGCGCCCCAAGCGCGTCGACTACTGGGCGGCCGAGGCCACCGGGGGCGCTTTCGCGCCGAACGACGAGGTCGACCGCATCCTCTGGCTCAGCCCCGCGGCGGCCCGGGGGCGGCTGACCCAGCCACGGGACCGGCTGCTGGTGGACGCGCTGCTGAACGCCTTCATCTGA
- a CDS encoding CHAD domain-containing protein, giving the protein MSPGRGTDRAADRLTAGEILAGYLHTRAGDFLRSLRLYSESGSDTAAAEQAAAALRGSARRIGGSLHTFRPLLDPAWADQLRTELAWLSGTLAQEHACTARLHRLLTALGRLSGAAAVPAVRTADPVPAARAAGPLTVGASRAGALLERQLTLARTRSHSAALQALGSSRFHAVADAVAVLASEAPLAPLAAAPAVEVLAGPGEVTERQLLDAVSALPLARAAHPYNAEALVHGLATASEGEAQDAPWHQVRQLLRLHRYAQEVWCAAGAPDPVLAAAGRTLDRHRDAAEAAAAAANAARTPRIAPATAYALGVLHADQRHEVEASRFAFQQVWQGAGAAV; this is encoded by the coding sequence CTGAGCCCCGGACGGGGCACGGACCGGGCCGCGGACCGGCTGACGGCGGGCGAGATCCTGGCCGGGTACCTCCACACCCGGGCGGGTGATTTCCTGCGCAGTCTGCGGCTCTACAGCGAGAGCGGCTCGGACACCGCCGCCGCCGAACAGGCGGCGGCGGCGCTGCGCGGTTCCGCCCGGCGGATCGGCGGCAGCCTGCACACGTTCCGGCCGCTGCTCGACCCGGCCTGGGCCGACCAGCTGCGGACGGAGCTGGCCTGGCTGTCCGGCACGCTCGCCCAGGAGCACGCGTGCACGGCCCGGCTGCACCGGCTCCTCACGGCGCTGGGGCGGCTCTCGGGCGCGGCCGCCGTGCCCGCCGTACGGACCGCGGACCCCGTTCCCGCCGCCCGCGCGGCCGGGCCGCTCACCGTAGGGGCGTCCCGCGCGGGCGCCCTGCTGGAGCGCCAGCTGACGCTCGCGCGGACCCGGTCCCACTCGGCGGCGCTCCAGGCGCTCGGCTCCTCGCGCTTCCACGCGGTGGCCGACGCCGTGGCCGTCCTGGCGTCCGAGGCGCCGCTCGCGCCGCTCGCCGCCGCCCCGGCCGTCGAGGTGCTCGCGGGGCCCGGCGAGGTCACCGAGCGGCAGCTGCTGGACGCGGTGTCCGCGCTGCCGCTGGCGCGCGCGGCGCACCCGTACAACGCGGAGGCGCTGGTGCACGGGCTGGCGACGGCGTCCGAGGGCGAGGCGCAGGACGCGCCCTGGCACCAGGTGCGCCAGCTGCTGCGGCTGCACCGGTACGCCCAGGAGGTGTGGTGCGCGGCCGGCGCCCCCGATCCGGTGCTGGCCGCGGCCGGCCGGACCCTGGACCGGCACCGCGACGCGGCGGAGGCGGCGGCGGCAGCGGCGAACGCGGCGCGCACGCCCCGTATCGCCCCCGCGACGGCGTACGCCCTCGGCGTCCTGCACGCCGACCAGCGCCACGAGGTCGAGGCCTCGCGTTTCGCCTTCCAGCAGGTGTGGCAGGGAGCGGGGGCAGCGGTATGA
- a CDS encoding RNA degradosome polyphosphate kinase: MSEQPEVPVQHHQPSVGFLAAHRPHTVAANVSDLEPDLDADLDAYEEDSDHDGAELPQGRFLDRERSWLAFNERVLELAEDPATPLLERANFLAIFASNLDEFFMVRVAGLKRRIATGVATRSASGLQPREVLDLIWTRSRELMARHAACYQQDIAPALADEGIHVIRWPELTEKEQARLFTLFRQQIFPVLTPLAVDPAHPFPYISGLSLNLAVVVRNPVSGHRHFARVKVPPLLARFLEASPSRYVPLEDVIAAHLEELFPGMEVLAHHMFRVTRNEDLEVEEDDAENLLKALEKELMRRRFGPPVRLEVEESIDPYVMDLLVRELKVQDSEVYPLPGPLDLTALFGISALDRPELKFPKFIAGTHRDLAEVESASAPDIFAALRERDVLLHHPYDSFSTSVQAFLEQAAADPDVLAIKQTLYRTSGDSPIVDALIDAAESGKQVLVLVEIKARFDEQANIKWARKLEEAGCHVVYGLVGLKTHCKLSLVVRQEGETLRRYSHVGTGNYHPKTARLYEDLGLLTADPQVGADLSDLFNRLSGYSRRETYRRLLVAPKSLRDGLVTRINKEAAHHRAGRPAYVRIKVNSLVDEAIIDACYRASQAGVPVDVWVRGICAIRPGVPGLSENIRVRSILGRFLEHSRVFAFGNGGEPEVWLGSADMMHRNLDRRIEALVRVTDPAHRASITRLLETGMSDTTSSWHLGADGNWTRHATDAEGQPLRHVQEMLIDARRRRRAAP; encoded by the coding sequence ATGAGCGAGCAGCCCGAGGTCCCGGTCCAGCACCACCAGCCGTCGGTCGGCTTCCTAGCCGCCCACCGGCCCCACACCGTCGCCGCCAACGTGTCCGATCTGGAGCCCGATCTCGACGCGGATCTCGACGCGTACGAGGAAGACAGCGATCACGACGGCGCGGAACTCCCCCAGGGCCGGTTCCTCGACCGTGAGCGCAGCTGGCTGGCCTTCAACGAACGGGTCCTGGAGCTCGCCGAGGATCCGGCGACCCCGCTCCTCGAACGGGCTAATTTCCTCGCCATTTTCGCGTCGAACCTGGACGAGTTCTTCATGGTGAGGGTCGCCGGGCTGAAACGGCGCATCGCCACCGGCGTCGCCACCCGCTCCGCGTCCGGCCTCCAGCCGCGCGAAGTGCTCGACCTGATCTGGACCCGCTCCCGCGAGCTGATGGCCCGGCACGCCGCCTGCTACCAGCAGGACATAGCCCCGGCCCTCGCCGACGAGGGCATCCACGTCATCCGCTGGCCCGAGCTGACCGAGAAGGAGCAGGCGCGCCTCTTCACGCTCTTCCGCCAGCAGATCTTCCCGGTCCTCACGCCGCTCGCCGTGGACCCGGCCCACCCCTTCCCGTACATCTCAGGACTGTCGCTGAACCTGGCCGTGGTCGTACGGAACCCGGTCAGCGGCCACCGCCACTTCGCCCGGGTCAAGGTGCCGCCGCTGCTGGCCCGCTTCCTGGAGGCCTCGCCCTCGCGGTACGTGCCGCTGGAGGACGTGATCGCCGCCCACCTGGAGGAGCTGTTCCCCGGGATGGAGGTGCTGGCGCACCACATGTTCCGGGTCACGCGCAACGAGGACCTGGAGGTCGAGGAGGACGACGCCGAGAACCTCCTCAAGGCGCTGGAGAAGGAGCTGATGCGGCGCCGCTTCGGGCCGCCGGTGCGCCTGGAGGTCGAGGAGTCCATCGACCCGTACGTCATGGACCTGCTCGTCCGTGAGCTGAAGGTGCAGGACTCCGAGGTCTACCCGCTGCCCGGACCGCTGGACCTGACCGCGCTCTTCGGGATCTCGGCGCTGGACCGGCCCGAGCTCAAGTTCCCCAAGTTCATCGCGGGCACGCACCGCGACCTCGCCGAGGTGGAGTCCGCGTCCGCGCCGGACATCTTCGCCGCCCTGCGCGAGCGCGACGTCCTGCTGCACCACCCGTACGACTCGTTCTCGACGTCCGTCCAGGCCTTCCTGGAGCAGGCCGCGGCCGACCCCGACGTCCTCGCCATCAAGCAGACGCTCTACCGGACCTCCGGCGACTCCCCGATAGTCGACGCCCTGATCGACGCGGCCGAATCGGGCAAGCAGGTCCTCGTCCTCGTCGAGATCAAGGCCCGCTTCGACGAGCAGGCCAACATCAAGTGGGCGCGCAAGCTCGAAGAGGCCGGCTGCCACGTCGTGTACGGCCTGGTCGGGCTCAAGACGCACTGCAAGCTCTCCCTGGTGGTACGCCAGGAGGGCGAGACCCTGCGCCGCTACAGCCACGTCGGCACGGGCAACTACCACCCGAAGACGGCCCGGCTGTACGAGGACCTCGGCCTGCTCACGGCCGACCCGCAGGTCGGCGCGGACCTCTCCGACCTCTTCAACCGGCTGTCCGGCTACTCCCGCAGGGAGACCTACCGGCGGCTGCTGGTCGCCCCGAAGTCCCTGCGCGACGGGCTGGTCACCCGGATCAACAAGGAGGCCGCGCACCACCGCGCCGGCCGCCCCGCCTACGTCCGTATCAAGGTCAACTCGCTGGTCGACGAAGCGATCATCGACGCCTGCTACCGGGCGTCCCAGGCCGGGGTCCCGGTCGACGTCTGGGTGCGGGGCATCTGTGCCATCCGCCCCGGCGTCCCCGGGCTCTCCGAGAACATCCGGGTCCGCTCGATCCTGGGCCGGTTCCTGGAGCACTCCCGCGTCTTCGCCTTCGGCAACGGGGGCGAGCCCGAGGTCTGGCTCGGCAGCGCGGACATGATGCACCGCAACCTCGACCGCCGTATCGAAGCGCTGGTACGGGTCACCGACCCGGCCCACCGCGCGTCCATCACCCGGCTGCTGGAGACCGGAATGTCCGACACCACCTCCTCCTGGCACCTGGGCGCGGACGGCAACTGGACCCGGCACGCCACGGACGCCGAGGGCCAGCCGTTGCGGCACGTACAGGAAATGCTCATAGACGCCCGGAGGCGCCGGCGTGCAGCACCATGA
- a CDS encoding ABC transporter permease has translation MSTLAPRGPLWVAARLHRRALWAGAGLLVLAVAWLLYQRLHAASVADAFAATGCPVDIRSIRCDDTVRTYLDAELVFQRWLTYLRMFLLVLPGVVGAFVAGPVIARELESGTYKLAWSQSVTPTRWLVSKLAVPLACTVAGVSVLLGLHRWAVATGPDDHYGDFWYSSYRDIGVGPAALAYAVLAVALGAVIGLLVRRTVVAMSATALAVGTVVLVLHEWLRPYLWPVLTDTTPIRRAADDWVVREGVITASGERITREECFSYGRRVSPCEERPEGAVNFVDYHPASHLWPLQLVETGIVLAVAAVAAFLAFRVLRRLHA, from the coding sequence GTGAGTACGCTCGCACCGCGCGGTCCCCTGTGGGTCGCGGCCCGACTGCACCGCCGGGCCCTGTGGGCGGGGGCGGGACTCCTGGTCCTGGCCGTCGCCTGGCTGCTCTACCAGCGGCTCCACGCCGCGAGCGTCGCCGATGCCTTCGCGGCCACCGGCTGCCCGGTCGACATCAGATCGATCCGGTGCGACGACACGGTCCGTACGTACCTGGACGCGGAACTCGTCTTCCAGCGCTGGCTCACCTACCTGCGGATGTTCCTGCTCGTCCTGCCCGGGGTCGTCGGCGCCTTCGTCGCGGGCCCGGTGATCGCCCGGGAGCTGGAGTCGGGCACGTACAAACTGGCCTGGAGCCAGTCCGTCACCCCCACCCGGTGGCTCGTCTCGAAGCTGGCCGTACCGCTGGCGTGCACGGTGGCCGGCGTCTCCGTACTCCTGGGTCTCCACCGCTGGGCCGTGGCGACCGGTCCCGACGACCACTACGGGGACTTCTGGTACAGCTCGTACCGCGACATCGGCGTCGGTCCCGCCGCCCTCGCGTACGCCGTACTGGCCGTCGCGCTCGGCGCCGTCATCGGGCTGCTGGTACGGCGGACCGTCGTCGCGATGTCCGCCACCGCGCTCGCCGTCGGCACGGTCGTGCTGGTCCTCCACGAATGGCTGCGCCCCTACCTGTGGCCGGTCCTCACCGACACCACCCCCATCCGGCGGGCGGCCGACGACTGGGTGGTGCGGGAGGGCGTCATCACGGCGTCCGGTGAGCGGATCACCCGGGAGGAGTGCTTCAGCTACGGCCGGCGGGTCTCCCCGTGCGAGGAGCGGCCGGAAGGCGCCGTCAACTTCGTCGATTACCACCCCGCTTCCCACCTCTGGCCCCTCCAGCTGGTAGAAACCGGAATCGTCCTCGCCGTCGCGGCGGTGGCCGCCTTCCTGGCGTTCCGCGTCCTGCGCCGCCTCCACGCCTGA
- a CDS encoding ABC transporter ATP-binding protein, giving the protein MTVTALEVADLGKAYGRFGRRGKRHWALRGCSFRLPAGRVCALVGPNGAGKSTLLAAAAGLLAPTEGGLRVLGTDPATARPRLAYVAQDKPLYPQLTIGQSLRLGRELNPERWDQEAAERIVESGGLDHGLRVRTLSGGQRTRVALALALGKRPDLLLLDEPMADLDPLARHQLMGALLGSAATHGTTVLISSHILTELEDACDYLLLVDGGRIRLGGEIEDILNAHTMVTGPARDLAPHTVVESRTTGRGLTALIRPDGPVDTAWDTHVPSLEELLLAHLRSPQAPALLTPSAEAPIRTEVAA; this is encoded by the coding sequence ATGACAGTGACAGCGCTAGAGGTCGCGGACCTCGGCAAGGCGTACGGACGGTTCGGGAGGCGCGGCAAACGGCACTGGGCGCTGCGGGGCTGTTCCTTCCGGCTCCCCGCCGGCCGCGTCTGCGCCCTCGTCGGCCCCAACGGCGCCGGAAAGTCCACGCTCCTCGCCGCGGCGGCCGGACTGCTCGCCCCCACCGAGGGCGGGCTCCGCGTCCTCGGCACCGACCCGGCGACCGCCCGCCCGCGCCTCGCGTACGTCGCCCAGGACAAACCCCTCTACCCGCAGCTGACCATCGGCCAGAGCCTGCGCCTGGGCCGGGAGCTCAACCCGGAGCGCTGGGACCAGGAAGCCGCCGAGCGGATCGTCGAGAGCGGCGGCCTGGACCACGGTCTGCGTGTCCGTACCCTCTCCGGCGGCCAGCGCACCCGGGTCGCCCTCGCGCTCGCCCTGGGCAAACGCCCCGACCTGCTGCTCCTGGACGAGCCGATGGCCGATCTCGACCCGCTCGCCCGCCACCAGCTGATGGGCGCGCTGCTGGGCAGCGCGGCGACCCACGGCACGACCGTGCTGATCTCCTCCCACATCCTCACGGAGCTGGAGGACGCCTGCGACTACCTGCTGCTGGTCGACGGCGGCCGGATCCGGCTCGGCGGCGAGATCGAGGACATCCTGAACGCGCACACCATGGTCACGGGCCCCGCCCGGGACCTGGCCCCGCACACCGTGGTCGAGTCCCGCACGACAGGACGCGGCCTCACCGCCCTGATCAGGCCGGACGGCCCCGTGGACACCGCGTGGGACACCCACGTCCCGTCCCTGGAGGAGCTGCTCCTCGCCCACCTGCGCTCCCCTCAGGCGCCGGCCCTGCTGACCCCGAGCGCGGAAGCACCGATCCGTACGGAGGTGGCGGCGTGA
- a CDS encoding GntR family transcriptional regulator, whose protein sequence is MIEYRIDRRSGVATYLQIVQQTKQALRLGLLEPGDKLPTAREVVEATAVNPNTVLKAYRELEREGLAEGRRGLGTFVRGTLGRGSADSALRAELAAWADRARVEGLDREDVTALVTAVLDTTFPAGGGAQDDTRTAQKAHENTQGDDA, encoded by the coding sequence GTGATCGAGTACCGCATCGACCGGAGGAGCGGGGTGGCCACGTACCTCCAGATCGTCCAGCAGACCAAACAGGCCCTGCGCCTGGGCCTGTTGGAACCGGGCGACAAACTGCCCACCGCCCGCGAGGTGGTGGAGGCCACCGCCGTCAATCCGAACACCGTGCTCAAGGCCTACCGCGAGCTGGAACGCGAAGGGCTGGCCGAAGGGCGGCGCGGCCTCGGCACCTTCGTCCGGGGCACCCTCGGCCGCGGCAGCGCCGACAGCGCCCTGCGGGCGGAGCTGGCCGCGTGGGCGGACCGGGCCCGGGTCGAGGGCCTGGACAGGGAGGACGTGACCGCGCTGGTCACCGCCGTACTGGACACGACCTTCCCGGCGGGCGGTGGCGCTCAGGACGACACCCGTACCGCACAGAAAGCACACGAGAACACCCAGGGGGACGACGCATGA
- the mshD gene encoding mycothiol synthase, producing the protein MSEAAAREPGRQIQTLDALTPEQAGDVLALLAAAAASDAVQAVSEQGRLQLRGGHREGVRHFLLTVGDELTGYAQLEDTDPVEAPAAELVVHPERRGRGHGRALGTALLAASGKRLRVWAHGGKSAARHLAQVLGLSLFRELRQLRRPLKPLDIPEAAFPAGVSVRTFVPGQDDSAWLAVNSAAFAHHPEQGGLTQRDLDDRKAEPWFDPEGFFLAERDGELVGFHWTKVHDEEHLGEVYVVGIRPDAQGGGLGKALTAIGLRHLAAAGLPTAMLYVDADNTAAVTVYERLGFVTHEVDLMYRTES; encoded by the coding sequence ATGAGTGAAGCAGCAGCCCGCGAGCCCGGCCGGCAGATCCAGACCCTTGACGCGCTCACCCCGGAGCAGGCCGGGGATGTCCTCGCCCTGCTCGCGGCGGCGGCCGCCTCGGACGCCGTACAGGCCGTCTCCGAGCAGGGCAGGCTCCAGTTGCGCGGGGGACACCGCGAGGGCGTACGGCACTTCCTGCTCACCGTGGGCGACGAACTGACCGGGTACGCGCAGCTGGAGGACACCGATCCGGTCGAGGCGCCGGCCGCCGAGCTGGTCGTCCACCCCGAGCGCCGGGGCCGGGGGCACGGCCGGGCGCTGGGGACGGCGCTGCTGGCGGCGTCGGGCAAGCGGCTGCGGGTGTGGGCGCACGGCGGCAAGTCGGCCGCCCGGCATCTGGCCCAGGTGCTCGGCTTGTCCCTCTTCCGTGAACTGCGCCAGCTGCGGCGGCCGTTGAAGCCTCTGGACATCCCGGAGGCGGCCTTTCCCGCCGGGGTGAGCGTCCGGACGTTCGTGCCGGGGCAGGACGACTCCGCCTGGCTCGCGGTGAATTCGGCCGCTTTCGCCCACCACCCCGAGCAGGGCGGGCTGACGCAGCGGGACCTGGACGACCGGAAGGCGGAGCCGTGGTTCGACCCGGAGGGCTTCTTCCTGGCCGAGCGGGACGGCGAACTGGTCGGTTTCCACTGGACGAAGGTGCACGACGAGGAGCACCTCGGTGAGGTGTACGTGGTCGGCATCAGGCCGGACGCTCAGGGCGGCGGCCTCGGCAAGGCGCTGACCGCGATCGGCCTGCGGCACCTCGCGGCGGCGGGGCTGCCGACGGCGATGCTGTACGTGGACGCGGACAACACGGCGGCGGTGACGGTGTACGAGCGGCTGGGCTTCGTCACGCACGAGGTGGACCTGATGTACCGCACGGAATCCTGA
- a CDS encoding bifunctional metallophosphatase/5'-nucleotidase, protein MSATPQKNRAARRVLVAAAGLATVGALVAAMPATAQTHGHGGGNHSGHGSHGQHKPSTVDLQLLSFNDLHGNLEPPSGSAGNVNEKQADGTVKAVPAGGVEYLASSLRTAREGHPYSVTAAAGDLVGASPLLSGLFHDEPTIEALNKIDLDVTSVGNHEFDEGSAELARLQNGGCHPTAGCYEKGRKFKGADFPYLAANVTSEKTGKPILKPYTIWKKNGVKVGFIGVTLEGTPNVVTAEGVKGLKFHDEIETVNKYAKELDRQGVKSIVALIHEGGLPASSSYNYDCDSPAAGGGLSGPIVDIAKGITPKVDALVTGHTHNAYVCTIPDPAGKPRLVTSASSFGKLYTDTTLTYDRRTNDIVRTAVKSANHVVTRDQPKAADLTKLITDWTTLAGPVAGTPQGYISADINGRGATTPESPLGDVIADAQLAGMAAPEKGGAQLALMNPGGIRGDLVYKASGSEGDGVVTYGEAFTVQPFTNLMNALDLTGTQLVTALQQQVSGSNEASPKILQVSHNLTYTLDMTKTGAARVVTDSIRLNGAPIDPAKTYRVAMNEFLGGGGDGFAALGQGTNKLVGPADLDLLNAYLTANSTATAPLAPPAANRITVIR, encoded by the coding sequence ATGTCAGCGACACCGCAGAAGAACCGTGCGGCCCGGCGGGTTCTCGTCGCCGCCGCCGGCCTGGCCACCGTCGGCGCGCTGGTCGCCGCGATGCCGGCCACCGCCCAGACCCATGGTCACGGAGGCGGCAACCACAGCGGGCACGGCAGCCACGGCCAGCACAAGCCGAGCACCGTGGACCTCCAACTGCTGTCCTTCAACGACCTGCACGGCAACCTGGAGCCGCCGTCGGGCTCCGCGGGCAACGTCAACGAGAAGCAGGCCGACGGTACGGTCAAGGCCGTCCCCGCGGGCGGTGTCGAGTACCTGGCGAGTTCGCTGCGCACCGCGCGCGAGGGCCACCCCTACTCCGTCACCGCCGCCGCCGGCGACCTGGTCGGCGCGAGCCCGCTGCTGTCCGGGCTCTTCCACGACGAGCCGACCATCGAGGCGCTCAACAAGATCGACCTCGACGTGACGAGCGTCGGGAACCACGAGTTCGACGAGGGCTCGGCCGAACTGGCCCGCCTCCAGAACGGCGGCTGCCACCCGACGGCCGGCTGTTACGAGAAGGGGCGCAAGTTCAAGGGCGCGGACTTCCCCTACCTCGCCGCGAACGTCACGTCGGAGAAGACCGGCAAGCCGATCCTCAAGCCGTACACCATCTGGAAGAAGAACGGCGTCAAGGTCGGCTTCATCGGGGTGACCCTGGAGGGCACGCCGAACGTCGTGACCGCCGAGGGCGTCAAGGGGCTCAAGTTCCACGACGAGATCGAGACGGTCAACAAGTACGCCAAGGAACTGGACCGGCAGGGCGTCAAGTCCATCGTCGCGCTGATCCACGAGGGCGGGCTGCCCGCCTCCTCCTCGTACAACTACGACTGCGACAGCCCGGCCGCCGGCGGCGGCCTCTCAGGACCGATCGTCGACATCGCGAAGGGCATCACGCCCAAGGTCGACGCGCTGGTCACGGGGCACACGCACAACGCGTACGTCTGCACGATCCCCGACCCGGCGGGCAAGCCGCGCCTGGTCACGTCGGCGTCGTCGTTCGGCAAGCTCTACACGGACACCACGCTCACGTACGACCGCAGGACGAACGACATCGTCCGTACGGCGGTCAAGTCGGCGAACCACGTCGTCACCCGGGACCAGCCCAAGGCCGCGGACCTGACCAAGCTCATCACGGACTGGACCACGCTGGCCGGACCGGTCGCGGGCACCCCGCAGGGCTACATCTCCGCGGACATCAACGGCCGTGGCGCCACGACGCCGGAGTCGCCCCTCGGTGACGTCATCGCGGACGCGCAGCTCGCCGGGATGGCGGCGCCCGAGAAGGGCGGCGCCCAGCTCGCCCTCATGAACCCGGGCGGTATCCGCGGCGACCTGGTGTACAAGGCGTCCGGCTCGGAGGGCGACGGGGTGGTGACGTACGGGGAGGCCTTCACGGTCCAGCCGTTCACCAACCTGATGAACGCCCTGGACCTGACCGGCACCCAGCTGGTCACCGCGCTCCAGCAGCAGGTCAGCGGGTCCAACGAGGCCTCGCCGAAGATCCTCCAGGTGTCGCACAACCTCACGTACACCCTCGACATGACGAAGACGGGCGCGGCCCGGGTCGTCACCGACTCGATACGGCTGAACGGCGCGCCGATCGACCCGGCGAAGACCTACCGCGTCGCGATGAACGAGTTCCTGGGCGGCGGCGGCGACGGCTTCGCGGCGCTCGGCCAGGGCACGAACAAGCTGGTCGGCCCGGCCGACCTGGACCTGCTCAACGCGTACCTCACGGCGAACTCGACGGCGACGGCCCCGCTGGCCCCGCCGGCGGCGAACCGCATCACCGTCATCAGGTAG
- the pstC gene encoding phosphate ABC transporter permease subunit PstC: MATAAAGSDISGRPSDDDVPRRLDAARGLGDRVFRWQLTAAGVVVLAIMAAVGLFLMVRAAQALRATGFSFLTTAQWQPDVHKFGIAAVLTGTLLIAAVAVVVAVPLALGTALFIADVAPVRLRRTLIAMVDLMAAVPSVVYGLWGLFFFQQHVIGLSRWLSTWFGWIPFFKVDGVVEGEPLATASVYTASSFIAGIVVALMVAPIMCSVMREVFSQAPAGEREGAYALGSTRWGVIRAVVIPYGKGGIIGGTMLGLGRALGETIAVYLIISPVFTIQPHILQTGANSVSSLIALHYGDASDFGMSALMAAGLALFLLTLAVNFTASSIVARSRSGAQSEG, from the coding sequence ATGGCTACCGCAGCAGCGGGGTCGGACATATCTGGCAGACCGTCGGACGACGACGTTCCGCGGCGGCTGGACGCCGCGCGGGGGCTCGGGGACCGGGTCTTCCGCTGGCAGTTGACCGCGGCGGGTGTGGTGGTCCTCGCGATCATGGCGGCTGTCGGGCTGTTCCTCATGGTGAGGGCGGCGCAGGCGCTGCGCGCCACCGGCTTCTCCTTCCTGACCACGGCCCAATGGCAGCCGGACGTGCACAAGTTCGGCATCGCCGCCGTCCTGACCGGGACGCTGCTGATCGCCGCCGTGGCGGTGGTGGTGGCCGTACCGCTGGCGCTGGGAACCGCCCTGTTCATCGCCGACGTCGCGCCGGTGAGGCTCCGCAGGACCCTGATCGCGATGGTCGACCTGATGGCCGCCGTGCCGTCCGTGGTCTACGGGCTCTGGGGCCTGTTCTTCTTCCAGCAGCACGTGATCGGCCTGTCGCGCTGGCTGTCCACCTGGTTCGGCTGGATTCCGTTCTTCAAGGTGGACGGTGTGGTGGAGGGCGAGCCGCTCGCCACCGCCAGCGTCTACACCGCCTCGTCGTTCATCGCCGGCATCGTCGTCGCGCTGATGGTCGCGCCGATCATGTGCTCGGTGATGCGCGAGGTCTTCTCCCAGGCCCCCGCCGGCGAACGGGAAGGGGCGTACGCCCTCGGCTCCACCCGCTGGGGAGTGATCCGCGCCGTGGTCATCCCGTACGGCAAGGGCGGCATCATCGGCGGGACGATGCTGGGGCTCGGCCGGGCCCTCGGCGAGACCATCGCGGTCTACCTGATCATCTCCCCGGTCTTCACCATCCAGCCCCACATCCTCCAGACCGGCGCCAACTCGGTCTCCTCGCTGATCGCACTGCACTACGGAGACGCCTCCGACTTCGGGATGTCCGCGCTGATGGCGGCGGGCCTGGCGCTCTTCCTGCTCACCCTGGCGGTCAACTTCACCGCCTCTTCGATCGTCGCCCGGTCCCGTTCCGGCGCCCAGAGCGAGGGCTGA